The genomic stretch TCCAATGCTCTTATGATGAAGTTGCAATGCAAACTCAAGCCCTCTCACAACCTCATTCATCGAGGGTCGTTCGACTCCTTTATCATGAATGCAACTCATGGCAATTTCAATGAACTTATTCAGACACGCGGCTTCAATTTTACCCTTCAAGTTACAGTCAATGATTTGATCTAGTGTTCCCTCTCCATGGCAACTTCTAGCCCACTCAGCGAGGTTCATTTCCCTCGGCTCCACTGTATGCATTAACGCCGGCCTTGCACACAATACCTCCCACAAAACCACCCCAAATGAGTACACGTCCGACTTCTCAGTTAGCTGTTGGCGTCTGTAGTATTCTGGGTCTAGATACCCGAAACTGCCTTTGACCATTGTACTGATGTGGGTCTTGGAAGCGGTGGTCATTCCTATTTTTGACAACCCAAAATCCGAAACCTTGGCCACCCATTTCTCATCCAACAATATATTGGTGCTTTTCACGTCACGGTGGATGATGATGCCCTGGGCACCACTGTGAAGGTAGTGCAACCCTCGGGCGGCGCCAATGCAAATTTGGAGCCGCTGTTCCCAGGCCAGAGGCGGGTTGCCAGAGTGGTAGAGATTGTCAGCGAGGGTTCCACGTGACATGTAATCATACAccaagatcatctcatttttaTCCGTGCAATATCCGATAAGAGACACCAAATGGCGGTAGCGGAGTTGGGAGAGCAGCTCGGTTTCCGTCTTAAACTCGTTGGCCCCCTGTGAAGACTCGGGTTTCAGTCGTTTGATGGCAACGGGGGTAGCCCCATCGTCTATATAGCCTTTGTACACATTGCCAAATCCACCAACACCAATAATGAAGGTATCATTGAAGTTTTCAGTGGCGGCTTTGATCTCAGCTAGTTGAAGGTAACGACACAGATAAGGCGGTAAAGATGACCCCCGAGTCGCCTTTAACTTGGTCAAGGATTTCTGTTTCCATCTTCGCCTGAAAGCCAAGAACCCAAGGAGGGTAGAAAGCACAAGCGTGCTGGATACTACACCAATGACGGTGGCGAGCTGATGAGTCCTTGACTTGTTGATGTTGGGTTTTTTCTGGCTCGACTTCGGTGGATCACTGCTGGGTCGGGCTAGGTTGCCATCAGAGCCATTTAATTTGAACATTTCAAGCCCGTTCAACATTGCATCCAAGTATCTAGTCTTCTGGTTTTGAGGTTCTGCTTGCAGTGTGACGGAGAGAAATACTTTCTTCTCATTTCCGGTGCCAGCAGGCATGAACACAACATAGTCTCTGTACGTGGGAATCCCATTCCCGCCACTCCACTGGATTATGTCGGCTCGTGTTTCAGCCGTTTGATTGGCTATGTAGATCAGAAACACCCGGTCACTAATCTCGGAAATTTCAGGCAGAAACTCACAAAAATGAAGCCTAACCAGGTAAAAACACTTGGGATGGACAGGAAATCGCCAGGTGAGGTTGTACCGCTCGTTTAAATCATTGTGGAAGCCCATTGACCGGCCCGATCGGTAAACTTCCTTTGGGGCAGTGTACTCTGGTGTTTGAGAAAACTTGAGTTCTACACTAGCGTTTTGCGTTAGAACACTTAGAAATGAACTTATTTCGTCTAAGTACGGTTGCTCCTCTTGAAGACCAGACCAATTGCGGTACATGCCAGTGTCTTTGGTGAACGGGACTGGGCTTCCGCCGATGTTTATTCGGTAGATCATCTCCAGAGCAGTGTTGTTTTCGATAAGAAACTTGTTCTCGGTGC from Pyrus communis chromosome 7, drPyrComm1.1, whole genome shotgun sequence encodes the following:
- the LOC137740167 gene encoding receptor-like protein kinase FERONIA — encoded protein: MKNPIPIRKYNYTTTKPWLTLPVYLSLFLHTIITLIAAEVSPTIYTPVEDITIKCGYSGSIFDQYDKRNWSGDINSKFSPLEVPQAAGSTSVFKEAPSILSSSIRQVPYTTARLSRSDFTYRVHLTSGQKFIRLYFNPVSYGPDFHPSKAVFSIKAGGYTLLQDFNTSETAEVDGLKTIYKEFCVNTDEEEKSNLNITFTPSRTSPDTYAYVNGIEIVSMPTNLYYTAAQSYGVDILGTENKFLIENNTALEMIYRINIGGSPVPFTKDTGMYRNWSGLQEEQPYLDEISSFLSVLTQNASVELKFSQTPEYTAPKEVYRSGRSMGFHNDLNERYNLTWRFPVHPKCFYLVRLHFCEFLPEISEISDRVFLIYIANQTAETRADIIQWSGGNGIPTYRDYVVFMPAGTGNEKKVFLSVTLQAEPQNQKTRYLDAMLNGLEMFKLNGSDGNLARPSSDPPKSSQKKPNINKSRTHQLATVIGVVSSTLVLSTLLGFLAFRRRWKQKSLTKLKATRGSSLPPYLCRYLQLAEIKAATENFNDTFIIGVGGFGNVYKGYIDDGATPVAIKRLKPESSQGANEFKTETELLSQLRYRHLVSLIGYCTDKNEMILVYDYMSRGTLADNLYHSGNPPLAWEQRLQICIGAARGLHYLHSGAQGIIIHRDVKSTNILLDEKWVAKVSDFGLSKIGMTTASKTHISTMVKGSFGYLDPEYYRRQQLTEKSDVYSFGVVLWEVLCARPALMHTVEPREMNLAEWARSCHGEGTLDQIIDCNLKGKIEAACLNKFIEIAMSCIHDKGVERPSMNEVVRGLEFALQLHHKSIGSNGDGGVNTEQCCVSNESIQCISATIFSDINDSNGG